In one Takifugu flavidus isolate HTHZ2018 chromosome 9, ASM371156v2, whole genome shotgun sequence genomic region, the following are encoded:
- the LOC130531160 gene encoding uncharacterized protein LOC130531160 yields the protein MDYRFSSLKNFVVKEAPLQGMKMQRINTQQALEMILNGANPCDSDGEDINLQVDSDSELSQSSSDEETAPQPKKRARLGTDVTETAKDGTVWHEEQVGTGPHFTPPSPYNADGEPTAEARRSITSRLQSFLCFITLDMLGIIRDCTVQHAKETDVDWFMGLSELMAFISITIMRGIFRVPSLRDCWSKNLGSQHIIETMSRGRFQNIMHHLRFDDRDTRSERAQTDKFAAISNIWGLFVTNCITSYIPGRHITIDEQLFPSKTRCCFLQYSKPDKFGIKFWVACDLKTKYVCNILPCLGKDPTRPRGERVSESVVMRLMEPFLDKGRNVTTDNFFTSLSLAKQLLSRNTTILGTVNKIPQEIPLSTRQMHRNEFTTQVFSTTGATLTVYAPKRKKTVYVLSSMHSMIQTQDTTKKKPNTITLYNTTKCGVDVMDQMVREYTVRAGTRRWPVAVFYNMIDMAALNAHVLYQLCTGRQERRVDFLLELARELAQTHVDMKKTQKEQLFRQQPSTPQLGKRAKCQAKIKCKDNNATVRCVDCYRYTCGKCREEQWQCQDCE from the exons ATGGACTATCGCTTCAGTTCCCTCAAGAATTTTGTGGTGAAAGAAGCTCCTCTCCAAGGAATGAAGATGCAGAGAATCAACACTCAACAGGCATTGGAAATGATCCTGAATGGAGCAAACCCTTGCGACTCGGATGGAGAAGACATCAACCTTCAGGTGGATTCAGACTCCGAGCTGTCTCAGTCGTCTTCAG ATGAGGAGACTGCTCCCCAACCAAAAAAGAGAGCTCGGCTGGGGACTGATGTGACAGAGACTGCGAAAGACGGCACAGTATGGCATGAAGAACAGGTGGGAACGGGTCCACATTTCACCCCGCCATCGCCATACAACGCAGATGGAGAGCCAACAGCTGAGGCCAGGAGGTCAATCACAAGTCGTCTTCAGAGCTTCCTGTGTTTCATCACTCTGGACATGCTTGGTATCATTCGAGACTGTACAGTTCAACATGCAAAGGAAACGGATGTGGATTGGTTCATGGGCCTCTCTGAACTAATGGCATTTATTTCCATCACCATCATGCGGGGAATCTTCAGGGTGCCATCACTGCGTGACTGCTGGTCGAAAAACCTGGGAAGCCAACATATCATCGAAACCATGTCCCGAGGGCGTTTCCAAAACATCATGCATCACCTGCGCTTTGATGACAGAGACACCCGCAGCGAGCGAGCACAGACCGATAAGTTTGCTGCCATTTCGAACATATGGGGATTGTTTGTCACCAACTGCATCACATCCTACATCCCTGGTCGACACATCACCATCGACGAACAACTTTTCCCGTCCAAGACTCGCTGCTGTTTCCTACAGTACAGTAAACCAGACAAGTTTGGGATCAAGTTTTGGGTGGCGTGTGACTTGAAAACCAAATACGTCTGCAATATCCTCCCATGTCTTGGCAAGGACCCCACTCGGCCTCGTGGGGAGAGAGTGTCTGAGAGTGTAGTCATGAGGCTGATGGAACCATTCCTGGACAAGGGCAGAAATGTGACCACGGACAATTTCTTTACATCACTGTCACTTGCAAAACAACTACTTAGCCGGAATACAACCATCCTCGGCACAGTCAACAAGATTCCCCAAGAAATTCCACTGTCAACTAGACAGATGCACCGCAATGAATTTACCACCCAAGTATTTTCAACCACTGGTGCCACACTGACGGTGTATGCGCCCAAGCGGAAGAAGACTGTATATGTTCTCAGCAGCATGCACAGCATGATTCAGACACAGGATACCAccaaaaagaagccaaacaccATCACACTCTACAACACAACAAAGTGCGGCGTCGATGTCATGGACCAGATGGTGCGAGAGTACACTGTCCGCGCAGGAACACGGCGCTGGCCAGTAGCAGTGTTCTATAACATGATAGATATGGCAGCACTGAATGCACACGTGCTCTATCAGTTATGCAccgggaggcaggagagacgggtggattTCCTGCTGGAGCTTGCAAGAGAGTTGGCTCAAACCCACGTGGATATGAAAAAGACCCAAAAAGAACAATTATTTCggcaacaaccctccacaccaCAACTAGGAAAAAGAGCCAAGTGTCAggctaaaattaaatgtaagGACAATAATGCAACTGTGCGCTGTGTTGACTGCTACCGATATACATGTGGGAAATGCCGAGAGGAGCAATGGCAGTGCCAGGATTGTGAGTGA